Part of the Methanococcus maripaludis genome is shown below.
AAACTTTTTCAGTATATGTTTTAAAAAAGATACTATAGAGCCGATATCCGAATCTATTCGATACCCAATCTTCAAAGCTTATTTCCTTTCTTTTTAACATTTGGGATTTCATAAATGACATAAATATTAAAAAATCTTCTTTTAATCCGAGCTTACTAACTGCATCAAACACTTTAACCGGATAATTAAAAAATTTTTTATTATAATAGATTCTTGACAGTCGAGGTCTTAAAATAAATTCATCCTTTAAAATATCATTCCACATGTTAGAAACATCTTCTATCTTTGTAAAAAACCGATGTCCCCCTAAATCAAAGTAATAGCCATTATTTAGTGCTGTTTTGCTTATGCCTCCAACTTCAGACGATTTTTCAAATATTACAACATTGTACTCATTTTCGAAGTTATCTGAAATTTTAGCTAATTCGTAAGCAGAACTAAGTCCTGCGGGTCCCGCTCCCAATATTGCTATATTTTTCAAAGTTTCACCGATTACTCAATATTTAGTTTATATAATATCGCAACTTTTTGTCCATCCGAACTATAATTCCAAACTTCTTCTAAATACGGATCCAAATCTGTTGTCCACGGTTTAATTGAATTTCGATAATTTTCGGGAGATATCATCAATAAGTCTAAAGTCTGAGCGTTTCTTTGATATATATCCACCCACCAGGTTTTTTCAGTATATTTTATGCCGTATTCTTCAAGCTGTTTTTTGTATTTTTCCTTGTAAAATGCGATTAATGGATCTTTTGGTGTTTCTGACCCGTTTACGAACTGATATTCCGTGCTATTCCAACGATAATCCCAATAAATATATTTTACATTATATTTTTCAATTAATTCCAATTTTTTTTCAGTATTATTTCCATAAAGAATAATTGCAGCATCGATATCCCGTTCTGATAAATCTAAGTATGGATCGTTCTGTTGTGCCCAATGATTTACAAGCAACTTTCTACCACTAGTTCCAATTATAAAATAACTTAATCCTTTTGTAGACAAAATTGTATCTTCTGAAGATGTATTTTCTAAAAGATAATTATATAATGATATTTGGGAATTTGGGAATGGATTTTTCCCTGCAACTGACCAATCATCCATATTTGATACAAAAATATTGGATGTAAGGACCATAAGTAAAATAAATAGTGACGTAAACCCTAAGTTCATTCTTAAATGGTGATTCTTAATTATTTTGGTATTTTTTAAACTATTTAACCCATAAATGCATATCATGGAACATAATGTAACCAGATAGAATTTCGACATATAATTTGGAAAAAAATGCATGTTTAATAATGGAATAGTAATAAAATATGAAAAAGTTGCAAAAATACAGCCTATTCCAAAAATTTTTAAAAATTTGCATTGACTATTCGTTCTGGTTTTATACATCTGAACTAAACCATTAATAAGGAATACTGAAACCAGAGCAGAATATAACGAATCAACATTAATCAAACTCCTTAATACATCAAATATAAACTCAATTTGGACATCGGAGTTATACCAGTTTAGGCTAACACCCCAAATCATAAAATTATTTACTTGATGTAATTTATAAACAAATAATGGTCTGTACCAGTAGAGTATGGATATGGGTAGCCCAAATATAAAAAATACTCCAAAATTTTTCAAATTTTCCTTAAAATATTCTCTAAGACCATTTATTTTATCCGAACTATATTTTTTACATATTTCATAGATTAAAAATGTTGCAATAATTAATGTGGCACCAACAAACGCTATATTGTGGGATATTGCAAGTAATCCATAGATTAATCCTAAAAATGCATAATTGAATGATTTTTTGGATGTGAATACTAAATAAATGGCCAGTATGAATAACGGAATCATAATTTGAATGGTAAACTCAGTATATTTTAGTATTGGATACATTGAGATTCCATTTGTTAAAACAACGCCTATTACTGAAGTCCATTCGTCTTTAAAGATCCTTTTAAATGTGTAATACCATATAAAGCTTCCAAATGCAAATATTGTCAAAGAAAAATAAATCATTCCATTAAATGCATCTAAACTACATAATTTACAAAACCCTGCACATAGTATCCCGTAAAGTGCTAAATATCCCGGAAGTCCCCCTACCATTGAAGAACTTTCAAATGGATTTCCACCCGATAATATATGGTTTACCGAACCCATTTGATAGTACTGATCTCCATTTAATGGCCCAAAAAAAGACTGGATCTCAGAAACTTCGATATATTGTAAAAATAATCCCAAACAGATGTAAAGAATTAGCATTAAGTATGGTAATTTTAATTTTGAAATAATTAATCCCCTCGTATTTATTTCATTTAGTGAACAATTTAAGGTTTTTTTATAATATAATCGTTTGTTTTTATTACGCACAAAATTTATCCAAATATATTTAACATTTTGTCCTCTGTTAATCCATATATTAATATATCTATCCAATTCATTTAGAAAATTAGATCAATATATAATATATATCAAAATCTTGATTAATTCAAAAAATCAGGCAATGGAGAAATAGAATGTTTAATCCTAAAATTCTAATAATTTCAACGATATTTTTAATAGTTTTTTCAGGTTGTACTGAAGATAATACTGGGGCCAACAATCAGGTTTTAACTGTTGGGGTTTGTACTGATCTAGCACCAACTTCATATATTGAAGATGGGGAATTTAAAGGCTTTGAAGTAGAGTTAATATATGAAATTTCAAAAAGACTCGATTTACAACCTGAATTTATAGTATATTCATTTTCAGGATTACTCGACGCAGTTTCCGAGGGCGAAGTTGATTGCGGAATAGGATATATTGGAAAAACACCGGAAAGACAGTTAAAAATGGATTTTTCAAGGCCCTATGGATATACTTATTCTACAATACTAGTCAGATCGGATAGTACGTGTTGGAATAAAATGCCTTGAAAATAAATCAGTTGGTGTTTTGAAAGATTCAATAGAAGAATACTGGTTAGAATCGCTTTTAAAATCTATGGATTTTAAAATTATAATCTACGAAAACCAAAATGATATCAATAACGATTTGTTATCTGGTAAAATCGATTCGGAAGTGACTGATCATATTACTTCTCTTTATCTAATTCAGGACTATGATACTGAACTAAAAATTGTAGGGGATAAATTTGACATTATCTACGTTGCAATTGCAATTGATAATGCTAATCCAGAATTGAAAAGATCTATTGACGATGCACTTCTAGAAATGGAAAATGACGGTTCTTTAGTTCAATTGAAAGAAAAATGGGGTATTAATTAAATATTCCCTTTCAAAGTTTCTTTTAAAAATATTATATTCTGTCCTATCTTTTTTGAAGTTCTTTTAACTTCTTTTTGATATGAAACAGAATGGATTTCTTTTAAATCTTCTAAAATATCAATAATGGTTTTATTTACTACACTTTCAAGATAAACGGACTTTTTTCGTCCTGCAGTTTTTGGAGTCACTTCGTCAAATTCTTCTTCATTAGTTTCAGGCCCGGCTTTAGATCTTCCAATTGGAATGTCATAAATTGGTTTAGTATCTGAAGAATTTTCTTTTTCTTCAGTAATTTCGGGTTTGGAAACTACAAAATCCCCGTCAGTCTCTTTTTCAGGTTTTTCTTCTTTTTCAACATTAAGTTCTTTAGTATTTTCGGGCCCCACTTTTCTAGGAACTTCATCAATATTTTCTTCAGCATCTTGATGTGAAAGATCAAGATCCGCTTCAGGTTTTTCAGACAAAAAATCACCCTCACATCATTTCATTTTTCATCTTGGTAATGGCATTATCAAATGAAAATTCCCCACCTTCAAAGCTTTTTTCTTTTGTGCTCTTTCTGCTGCTTTCCTTTTCACTTCCTTTATACATTTTCATCGTAGGATTGATGTATAATGCAGCTTCAACAAGGTTTGGAATATCTTGAGACAATAAATTTTCACACATAATTTCATATGCTTCAGCACGTTTCCTTTCAGTAATCCAAGCTACTCTTTGTCTTGGATCATCGTCTTCTAGGGGAACTGCATATTTTACAAAATTTGCATATTTATCATCCCTGAAGTGATCAACAAAAAATATTATAATGTCTTCAGAAATATCAACGCAAGACTTAGGGGCATAAACAACTGCATAATGTCTTTTATAATTAAAAAGAGTCGATTTGATAGTAATTATTAAATCTTCAAGCCAGTCTGTGGCTTTATTTTTATATAATATTTTATAAGTTCCTTCGTCAGGAATTACTGCATGTGGATAACCGAATAATTTCGCACCGGATCCATTATGCCAAATTAAAAGTTTTTGTCTGGATAAATAGGGAGCAAGTGAATCGTATGCTTCCCTTTCAGCGTTGTACTCTTCTTTTTTCTTTTTTACTTTTTCAATAACGTTGAATGTTCCTGGAGTTTCTTTTTCAGGATCATCAATATTTTCTTCAGTATTTTCAGATCTTTCACTTCCAGGATCTGATTTTTTCTTTTTAAATCCAAGATTCTCTAAAATACCCAAAATCTCACCTACAGACTCTGTGGTTGCCTGTATTCAATATGTTCTGTGAAATCTTTATTATATGAAAAATAGCCCCTAAATCGAAGTTTTCTTTTCATGTTTTCCCATTCTGAAAGACTTCCAGGTTCATCAAAATCGACAACATCTTTAAAATCAGGAATTAATTTTTCAAGAGTTTTTGTGTCAGTGTTCGATGCTAATTTTCCCATTATTCCAATATGACTCGAACCAATCAAGATATCTTTTGGGAGATTATCGGTGTATTGTGTCGCACAGATCAAATTGATACATAAAGAACGTCCTTCTCTTAAAATTTTATCAATTGCCCATTTTCCATTTTTATCTTTCATAAAGTTTTGAACTTCATCCACTACGAAAAATACTGGAATTCTGTATTTTATTGCAACGTTTATTGCATGTTGAACGACTAATTTAAAAATTAAACATTCTTCATAAGTTTCTAGTTCGGAATTTTGCGAAAAATCGAGAATATTGATTTTTTTATTTGTAAGTTTTGTTAAAAAAGAATTATCTATATCGCCTGTAAACAGTACATCCGTTTTTAAACGATTCATTGTTTCGTCAATTCTTAAATAAGTCTGAGATGGTCCTGAATTTGATGTTTCAGAACTTCCTGCAATTAATAATACCTCTTTTGGATCCCGAATTTTTGAAATATCCCATATATTTTTTAAAATTGCAGAATATCTGGTCTGTTCACCTAAATTATTCATATCTGCAATTATTTCAAATGCCAGATCAGGATAAGCAAGTTTTGAATTAATCGCTTCAGTTAAAGGGCCGTTATCAAAAGCGATATTTTCAATCTCCCTCCTAGGTCTGAACACAAAGCGTCTCGCAGGATATGCTGCAGGACTTAAACCATGTCGTCCAAGAAGTGATTTAGTTTCGTCACTTTCCATTTTTGTGTATTTTCCGAGAATATTTGGAAAACCTATGGCAAAATCACCCATTAAACCATATTTAAGCTCTTTATCCTTTTCAATTTCTTTAACATAATGTTCAAGATAGTTCCAGATTCCTTCACCATATTTACGATGTGCCTTAGCTGAACTGAGGTATTCAGACTCTTCATGGTAAATTTCAATCACTTTCTTAGGTTTTGAGGTGTCAACTTTCCTTTCAATTACAATAATTATTGGTGGAATTCCTGCATCTGAATATGAACTATAAATTTCTTCTATCATTCCACGCATTATCGTGGTTTTTCCGTAACCGGACTTTCCTAAAAGCGTAATATGGTTTGCTTCATCGTTTTTAAGGTCTAAAGTTC
Proteins encoded:
- a CDS encoding ABC transporter substrate-binding protein, translating into MFNPKILIISTIFLIVFSGCTEDNTGANNQVLTVGVCTDLAPTSYIEDGEFKGFEVELIYEISKRLDLQPEFIVYSFSGLLDAVSEGEVDCGIGYIGKTPERQLKMDFSRPYGYTYSTILVRSDSTCWNKMP
- a CDS encoding helicase HerA domain-containing protein → MVRINLGIGRADPTKKFGERTKRTLDLKNDEANHITLLGKSGYGKTTIMRGMIEEIYSSYSDAGIPPIIIVIERKVDTSKPKKVIEIYHEESEYLSSAKAHRKYGEGIWNYLEHYVKEIEKDKELKYGLMGDFAIGFPNILGKYTKMESDETKSLLGRHGLSPAAYPARRFVFRPRREIENIAFDNGPLTEAINSKLAYPDLAFEIIADMNNLGEQTRYSAILKNIWDISKIRDPKEVLLIAGSSETSNSGPSQTYLRIDETMNRLKTDVLFTGDIDNSFLTKLTNKKINILDFSQNSELETYEECLIFKLVVQHAINVAIKYRIPVFFVVDEVQNFMKDKNGKWAIDKILREGRSLCINLICATQYTDNLPKDILIGSSHIGIMGKLASNTDTKTLEKLIPDFKDVVDFDEPGSLSEWENMKRKLRFRGYFSYNKDFTEHIEYRQPQSL
- a CDS encoding transporter substrate-binding domain-containing protein; the encoded protein is MKDSIEEYWLESLLKSMDFKIIIYENQNDINNDLLSGKIDSEVTDHITSLYLIQDYDTELKIVGDKFDIIYVAIAIDNANPELKRSIDDALLEMENDGSLVQLKEKWGIN